The following proteins are encoded in a genomic region of Pelodictyon phaeoclathratiforme BU-1:
- a CDS encoding fumarate hydratase yields MENFRHSILALITETSANLPSDVRCALAAAIDREDPLSQAGLAMSTISVNIDMAVDNISPICQDTGMPTFFIHTPRGTDQLFMKEEIEAAIAEAARTGKLRPNAVDAISGKNSGNNLGEHFPVIHFEPWAKDEIEVKLILKGGGCENKNIQYSLPEEIPGLGSASRDLDGVRKCLLHAVYQAQGQGCSPGVIGVGIGGDRTSGFDLAKKQLFRTIDDRNPDSELDALEQDILEKANTMDIGPMGFGGKTTLFGCKIGKSHRVPASFFVSVAYNCWAYRRLGVLLDPESGSIKSWQYRAADEIKRMAKGEGMALTGKEVILQAPLTEEQVRSLKVGDVVLINGAMHTGRDAFHHYIMHHDLPAHLDTTGGILFHCGPVIMKNEDGSYRVTAAGPTTSIREEPFQADVIKKLGLRAIIGKGGMGPKTLKGLQEHGAVYLNAIGGAAQYYARCIDRVTGVDFLEEMGVPEAMWHLEASSFPAIVTMDAHGNSLHSIVEEESFRQLGTFATDAH; encoded by the coding sequence ATGGAAAACTTCAGGCACTCAATTCTTGCACTCATTACCGAAACCTCGGCCAACCTGCCGAGTGATGTTCGCTGTGCACTCGCAGCCGCTATTGACCGGGAAGATCCACTCTCCCAGGCAGGCCTTGCCATGTCAACCATTTCGGTCAATATCGACATGGCTGTCGATAACATTTCACCGATTTGCCAGGATACCGGTATGCCAACCTTTTTCATCCACACTCCTCGCGGAACCGATCAACTCTTTATGAAAGAGGAGATTGAAGCGGCTATTGCGGAAGCGGCCCGAACCGGTAAACTCCGTCCCAATGCGGTCGATGCCATAAGTGGCAAGAACTCAGGCAACAACCTTGGCGAACATTTTCCGGTAATCCATTTTGAGCCCTGGGCAAAGGATGAGATTGAGGTGAAGCTGATTCTGAAAGGTGGTGGTTGCGAAAATAAAAACATTCAGTACTCACTGCCGGAAGAAATTCCCGGACTTGGAAGCGCTTCACGCGACCTTGACGGCGTGCGCAAATGCCTGCTTCATGCGGTTTATCAGGCGCAGGGGCAGGGGTGCAGCCCCGGTGTTATCGGCGTTGGAATCGGTGGCGACCGTACCAGCGGTTTTGACCTTGCCAAGAAGCAGCTCTTCCGCACCATTGACGACCGTAACCCCGACAGTGAACTTGATGCTCTCGAACAGGATATTCTTGAGAAAGCCAATACGATGGATATCGGCCCCATGGGTTTTGGCGGAAAAACCACCCTCTTTGGATGCAAAATCGGCAAATCACACCGCGTTCCGGCAAGCTTTTTTGTCTCCGTAGCCTACAACTGCTGGGCATACCGCCGTCTTGGCGTGCTGCTTGATCCGGAGAGCGGCTCAATCAAGAGCTGGCAGTACAGAGCTGCCGATGAGATCAAACGCATGGCCAAAGGCGAGGGAATGGCGCTGACCGGAAAAGAGGTTATCCTGCAGGCTCCACTTACTGAAGAGCAGGTCAGATCGCTCAAGGTTGGCGACGTGGTGCTTATTAACGGCGCCATGCATACCGGTCGTGATGCCTTCCACCACTATATCATGCACCACGACCTGCCCGCCCATCTCGATACAACAGGAGGAATTCTCTTCCATTGCGGACCGGTTATCATGAAAAATGAGGATGGCAGTTACCGCGTTACCGCTGCCGGGCCGACCACCTCAATCCGTGAAGAGCCTTTCCAGGCGGATGTCATCAAAAAACTTGGACTGAGAGCAATTATCGGTAAAGGGGGGATGGGCCCGAAAACCCTCAAGGGGTTGCAGGAACATGGAGCCGTCTATCTCAACGCCATCGGAGGCGCAGCACAGTATTACGCCCGTTGCATTGACCGGGTGACCGGAGTTGATTTTCTTGAAGAGATGGGCGTTCCCGAAGCGATGTGGCATCTGGAGGCAAGCTCCTTTCCGGCTATTGTTACCATGGATGCACACGGCAACAGCCTGCACAGCATCGTCGAAGAAGAGTCGTTCCGTCAACTCGGCACATTCGCTACTGATGCCCACTGA
- a CDS encoding VIT1/CCC1 transporter family protein, whose product MKKGRDFDEREVAVFQRNEITEHHIYKNLSGRVRGVKNRRILSQIADDEMRHYNVWKTYTRRDIAPNRIKVWFFTLVSMLFGFTFGIKLMENGEKRAHFVYSRIPGSFKEVNGIIRDEEEHEQALLTLLDEDRLKYTGSIVLGLNDALVELMGVLAGLTFALQNTRFVALTASITGVAAALSMAASGYLSTKAEPEGKNPLIAALYTGVAYIVTVLLLILPYLIFDDLYLSLGVSFVVAITIIGFFNYYISVARDLPFKGRFLEMVTLSFSVAALSFLAGYVIRFAFGIII is encoded by the coding sequence GTGAAAAAGGGAAGGGATTTTGATGAGAGGGAGGTTGCGGTTTTTCAGAGGAACGAGATAACCGAGCATCATATTTATAAAAATCTTTCCGGGAGGGTACGCGGTGTGAAAAATCGCCGCATCCTCTCCCAGATTGCTGACGATGAGATGCGTCACTACAATGTCTGGAAAACCTATACCCGGCGGGATATTGCACCCAACCGTATCAAGGTGTGGTTTTTCACCCTTGTCAGTATGCTGTTTGGTTTTACCTTTGGAATCAAGCTGATGGAAAATGGGGAAAAACGGGCCCATTTTGTCTACAGTCGTATTCCCGGTTCATTCAAGGAGGTTAACGGCATTATTCGCGATGAGGAGGAGCATGAACAGGCTCTTTTGACGCTTCTTGATGAAGATCGGCTGAAATATACCGGTTCCATTGTGCTGGGTCTCAATGATGCCCTTGTTGAGCTGATGGGTGTGCTGGCCGGTCTTACCTTTGCCTTGCAGAACACCAGGTTTGTTGCCCTGACAGCCTCCATTACCGGCGTAGCGGCAGCGCTCTCGATGGCTGCATCAGGCTATCTCTCCACAAAAGCGGAACCGGAGGGAAAAAATCCCCTCATTGCTGCACTCTATACCGGTGTCGCCTATATCGTCACCGTCTTGCTGCTTATTCTTCCCTATCTCATTTTTGATGATCTCTATCTCTCTCTTGGCGTTTCGTTTGTTGTAGCCATCACGATCATAGGGTTTTTCAACTACTACATCTCAGTTGCGCGTGACCTGCCCTTTAAAGGTCGTTTTCTTGAAATGGTTACTCTGAGTTTCTCTGTTGCAGCGCTCAGTTTTCTTGCCGGTTATGTCATACGTTTCGCATTCGGCATTATCATTTAG
- a CDS encoding universal stress protein has protein sequence MIHLARILCPTDYSATSDNAVRYAVEFARKVGAHVRFLHILSSATPPEKIVVAPELLAASPDEDDALPENFSRILMAEKKKGLNADLRVLKGEAPKVIVEQANSWGADLIIMGSHGRTGLHRLMMGSVAEEVFRSSDIPVLLVKELAAAKIIAE, from the coding sequence ATGATACATCTTGCAAGGATACTTTGTCCTACCGACTACTCCGCCACATCAGATAATGCTGTGCGTTATGCTGTTGAATTTGCCCGGAAAGTTGGCGCCCATGTCCGGTTTTTGCATATCCTCTCCTCCGCAACGCCTCCTGAAAAGATTGTTGTTGCTCCCGAGCTTCTCGCAGCATCTCCGGATGAGGATGATGCTCTTCCGGAAAATTTTTCCCGTATCCTGATGGCGGAGAAAAAAAAGGGGTTGAATGCCGATCTTCGTGTTCTCAAGGGTGAAGCCCCCAAGGTTATTGTTGAACAGGCAAATTCATGGGGCGCTGATTTGATCATCATGGGCTCTCATGGACGTACCGGCCTGCATCGGCTCATGATGGGCAGTGTTGCTGAAGAGGTTTTCCGTTCATCCGACATTCCCGTCCTGCTGGTCAAGGAGCTGGCGGCGGCAAAAATTATTGCAGAATAA
- a CDS encoding SUMF1/EgtB/PvdO family nonheme iron enzyme, translating into MQPDTRNATPEFSPDELLIFIGHSDDASAEADAMLELKEEIEHDFRRLLTSNNHRSRFRRIKFWEWRYDALAIPGGQDVVVAPALERAQIAVFLFKKRVGCVTRQELDITRKQSRDTHVFAFFPHNQPLVNSFDTLDDEIQATSDWLELKKYQKSLTSDWTQSGSSSVTPFPKYKDPKDLQKIAADRLCTALSVILSLESSIVRPTPLQQVNSAAELLRCYHATLKQQLGNITLTGSPALEHFSVKLSETFVSLSLSAASRCEVRSSAGGEGCDEAEYQHSSTPEKVMSFVFQHHPLLLVIGDPGSGKTTLLKYYALSCLDNGRHKEFGFNEPVHVFFLPLRELKQDEHGAYASLPANLAVWSSKQFLKIEESLFSGWLERPSTLMLLDGLDEISDVHDRIAVCKWIDRTVGRFTNAKFVVTSRSTGYRKGDGIEIESSHLRADIMDFSKEQQREFLHRWFRAAFLGELPPAVEDDTVWRGQQEQKAATKADAILLFLGQEKNRSLRPLAGVPLLLQIMAMLWKDRQYLPGSRLKLYDAALNYMLDYRDRRRGIDSLLVAEDARRVLSPVSLWMQETLKIDEVDRAEMQQQMQVQLDTLSNSRPASDFCQSLVDRAGVLVEYGEKEYLFRHKSFREYLAGVQLVKNIHKPNALDKLVSHFGDDWWTEVFRFIIGHVEDAELFDSFMQKLFDSPVTENLTQKQQDLLIALVEEAPQRKIDALRQKLLDPATTQNRQRYLLECLKTIAKPEALSVVTEFKQLGLSKEERVIVAVTLDKLGAEYILIKGGTFIYSQTQKPETVQEMYVAKYTVTNQHYRRFIDYLDAKEPEFAERVSVETYRKSLHELASGIEGFSEWLKKEPSLVSRFCSRYDEDKRFNKDEQPVVGVSWYAAKAWCLWLSLLEGESARYQLPDEVQWEWAAGGQRDKPDKVLKVRDYPWPEEKGKPDKSRANYNNHEGGTIPVGRYPEGATPEGLYDMAGNVWEWMEDIYKKEENWKALRGGDYSDKADALRCSSRNGSDPRGWYLDLVGFRVIRSSHSSSS; encoded by the coding sequence ATGCAACCAGATACGAGAAATGCCACCCCTGAATTTTCGCCGGATGAGCTGCTGATTTTCATCGGGCACAGTGACGATGCTTCGGCGGAAGCTGATGCAATGCTTGAACTGAAAGAGGAGATTGAGCATGATTTTCGCCGTTTGCTTACGTCCAATAATCATCGTTCACGTTTTCGCCGAATCAAGTTTTGGGAGTGGAGATATGATGCATTGGCGATACCCGGCGGCCAGGATGTGGTTGTGGCACCGGCTCTTGAACGTGCACAGATAGCTGTTTTTCTCTTCAAAAAACGAGTTGGCTGCGTGACTCGTCAAGAGCTTGATATTACAAGAAAGCAGAGCAGGGATACTCATGTTTTTGCTTTTTTCCCGCACAATCAGCCTCTGGTAAATTCGTTTGATACTCTTGATGATGAAATTCAGGCGACTTCAGACTGGCTTGAATTAAAGAAGTATCAGAAGAGCCTGACCAGTGATTGGACTCAGAGTGGGTCGTCTTCTGTTACTCCTTTCCCAAAGTATAAGGATCCAAAAGATCTGCAAAAAATAGCGGCTGACAGGCTTTGTACTGCTCTTTCTGTTATTCTCTCTCTCGAATCTTCTATAGTTCGTCCAACTCCGTTACAGCAGGTAAACAGTGCTGCCGAACTTCTTCGCTGTTACCACGCCACCCTGAAGCAGCAACTTGGCAACATTACGCTGACCGGATCACCAGCGCTGGAGCATTTTTCGGTAAAGCTCTCCGAGACTTTTGTATCGCTCAGTTTGTCGGCTGCGTCGCGATGCGAGGTGCGCAGTAGTGCTGGCGGTGAAGGGTGCGATGAGGCGGAGTATCAGCATAGCAGCACACCCGAAAAGGTAATGAGTTTTGTGTTTCAGCACCATCCACTGTTGCTCGTCATTGGTGATCCGGGTTCGGGGAAAACCACACTGCTCAAATATTATGCGCTCTCCTGCCTCGACAACGGTCGGCACAAGGAGTTCGGGTTCAATGAGCCGGTTCATGTTTTTTTTCTGCCGTTGCGCGAACTGAAACAAGATGAGCATGGAGCTTATGCGTCGTTACCGGCAAATCTTGCTGTGTGGTCAAGCAAACAGTTTCTCAAAATTGAGGAATCCCTCTTTTCCGGTTGGCTTGAGCGGCCTTCAACACTGATGCTCCTTGATGGACTTGATGAAATCAGCGATGTTCACGACCGGATAGCGGTATGCAAATGGATTGACCGGACGGTCGGACGTTTTACCAACGCAAAGTTTGTGGTGACCTCACGAAGCACGGGGTATCGGAAGGGAGATGGCATTGAAATTGAATCAAGCCATTTGCGGGCGGATATTATGGATTTTTCCAAAGAGCAGCAGAGGGAGTTCTTGCACCGCTGGTTCAGGGCGGCATTTCTCGGTGAGTTGCCGCCAGCCGTCGAAGATGATACGGTGTGGCGCGGCCAGCAGGAGCAAAAAGCTGCCACAAAAGCTGATGCCATCCTGTTGTTTCTTGGTCAGGAGAAAAACCGGAGCTTGCGCCCTTTGGCGGGTGTGCCGCTCTTGTTGCAAATCATGGCGATGCTCTGGAAAGATCGGCAGTATCTGCCCGGCAGCCGCTTAAAGCTCTACGATGCGGCATTGAACTACATGCTCGATTATCGTGACCGTCGGAGGGGAATTGATTCGCTGCTCGTGGCGGAGGATGCCCGACGGGTACTGAGTCCGGTCTCGCTCTGGATGCAGGAGACGCTGAAAATAGATGAGGTTGACCGGGCTGAGATGCAGCAGCAGATGCAGGTACAGCTCGACACGCTCTCCAATTCGCGGCCTGCATCGGATTTTTGCCAAAGCCTTGTTGACCGTGCGGGAGTATTGGTGGAGTATGGCGAAAAGGAGTATCTCTTCCGCCATAAATCATTCCGCGAATATTTGGCGGGCGTTCAGTTGGTGAAAAATATCCACAAACCGAACGCTCTCGACAAGCTGGTGAGCCATTTTGGCGACGACTGGTGGACAGAGGTGTTTCGCTTTATTATTGGCCATGTTGAGGATGCAGAACTGTTCGACAGTTTCATGCAGAAGCTTTTTGATTCACCGGTCACTGAAAACTTGACACAAAAGCAGCAGGACTTGCTGATTGCCCTTGTTGAGGAGGCGCCGCAACGGAAGATTGATGCCCTGCGCCAAAAGCTGCTTGATCCGGCGACCACGCAAAACCGGCAGCGCTATTTGCTTGAGTGCCTGAAAACTATCGCAAAACCTGAAGCGCTTTCCGTTGTGACGGAGTTCAAGCAGTTGGGGTTGTCGAAAGAGGAACGGGTTATTGTTGCTGTAACACTCGACAAGCTTGGTGCAGAGTACATCCTGATCAAGGGTGGGACATTCATCTATTCTCAGACGCAGAAGCCGGAAACCGTGCAAGAGATGTATGTTGCAAAATACACGGTGACCAACCAGCACTATCGCCGCTTTATCGACTATCTCGATGCAAAGGAGCCGGAATTTGCTGAAAGAGTGTCTGTTGAAACATACCGAAAGAGCCTGCATGAGCTGGCATCGGGCATAGAAGGATTCAGCGAGTGGTTGAAAAAAGAACCCTCTTTGGTCAGCCGCTTTTGCTCACGTTATGATGAAGATAAACGATTCAACAAGGATGAGCAGCCGGTTGTCGGGGTAAGCTGGTATGCCGCCAAAGCCTGGTGCCTCTGGCTTTCGCTGCTTGAAGGGGAGAGTGCACGGTACCAGCTTCCGGATGAAGTGCAGTGGGAGTGGGCCGCAGGAGGCCAGCGCGACAAGCCGGATAAAGTATTAAAGGTTAGGGACTATCCCTGGCCCGAAGAGAAGGGTAA
- a CDS encoding bifunctional aminoglycoside phosphotransferase/ATP-binding protein gives MESLAEALSHPAAYPRATGGVEVIETHISWIFLIGSFAYKLKKPLNLGFLDFSTPEKRHYYCTEELRLNRRLCPGIYLSVVPVLRSAESVLVDAEETIGAEWEIVDYVVKMVRFERTMELDRMLSAKLLTEKHIDTLSTMIAGFHASLPPAESESGFGHPDNLIKPILHNFTSMESIATSEHEIGQLEFLRNWSINEHQRLYPLFLQRKEGGFIRQCHGDMHTGNMVWWKEQIFIFDCIEFNEHLSIIDVISDLAFLFMDLVHGGEQELAWRFLNSYLAESGDYQALPLLNFYVVYRAMVRAKVTAIRYAQTNGQSQAEKILEEHRSYIRLALEFTRKQSALLILAFGVSGSGKTVVARHIADKIPCIHLRSDIERKRIGGLKPLERSDGSLYTAEIGLQTYRRLLDLADLGIGEGIAVIVDATFLRESQRELFIELAKTRKIPCRILRFSASEKVLVDRVQARYLRGNDASEADIAVLASQLESMEPLSAEEEALAINLNTEETIDETALAGLLQSLITRSPVQPGEGEQVLFQERVKS, from the coding sequence ATGGAGTCCCTCGCTGAAGCATTGAGCCATCCGGCAGCATACCCTCGTGCCACAGGAGGCGTTGAGGTTATTGAGACCCACATCTCCTGGATTTTCCTCATCGGCTCTTTTGCCTACAAGCTTAAAAAACCGCTGAACCTCGGTTTTCTTGATTTTTCAACTCCTGAAAAACGGCACTACTACTGCACCGAGGAGCTGCGCCTCAACCGGAGGCTCTGCCCAGGCATCTACCTCTCTGTTGTGCCAGTTCTGCGCTCTGCAGAGTCCGTTCTGGTTGACGCAGAAGAGACAATTGGCGCTGAGTGGGAGATTGTTGACTACGTCGTAAAAATGGTACGCTTTGAGCGGACAATGGAGCTTGACCGGATGCTTTCGGCGAAATTGCTCACAGAAAAGCATATCGACACCCTTTCAACGATGATCGCCGGTTTTCATGCCTCCCTCCCCCCGGCAGAGAGCGAGAGCGGTTTCGGCCATCCGGATAATCTCATCAAACCGATCCTGCACAATTTCACCTCCATGGAGTCAATTGCCACCAGTGAGCATGAAATCGGGCAACTTGAATTCCTCAGAAACTGGAGCATCAACGAGCATCAGCGCCTCTACCCTCTTTTCCTCCAGAGAAAAGAGGGGGGCTTTATCCGCCAGTGCCACGGAGACATGCATACCGGCAATATGGTCTGGTGGAAGGAGCAGATTTTTATCTTTGACTGTATTGAGTTCAATGAGCATCTCAGCATTATTGATGTTATCAGCGACCTCGCTTTCCTCTTTATGGATCTGGTGCATGGCGGAGAGCAGGAGCTGGCCTGGCGGTTCCTGAACAGCTATCTGGCCGAGAGTGGTGATTACCAGGCCCTGCCGCTTCTGAACTTCTATGTTGTCTACCGGGCTATGGTGAGGGCAAAGGTAACCGCCATCCGTTATGCCCAGACAAACGGCCAGAGCCAGGCTGAAAAAATTCTTGAAGAGCACCGTTCATACATCAGGCTCGCACTCGAATTCACCCGGAAGCAGAGCGCTCTGCTCATCCTTGCCTTCGGGGTTTCAGGAAGTGGAAAAACCGTTGTGGCCCGCCATATCGCCGACAAGATACCCTGCATCCATCTCCGCTCGGATATCGAACGAAAACGCATTGGCGGACTCAAGCCGCTTGAGCGAAGTGACGGCTCTCTCTATACGGCGGAGATCGGCCTGCAAACCTACCGCCGTCTGCTCGACCTTGCCGATCTCGGCATCGGTGAGGGAATCGCGGTCATTGTGGATGCAACATTCCTCAGGGAGAGCCAGCGGGAACTGTTCATTGAGCTTGCCAAAACCCGGAAAATTCCGTGCCGGATTCTGCGCTTTTCAGCCTCCGAAAAGGTACTCGTTGACCGGGTACAGGCGCGGTATCTGAGGGGTAACGATGCCTCGGAAGCCGACATTGCGGTACTTGCTTCACAACTGGAGAGCATGGAGCCACTTTCAGCCGAAGAGGAGGCGCTCGCCATCAATCTCAACACGGAAGAAACAATCGATGAGACCGCCCTTGCCGGGTTGCTGCAATCGCTCATTACCCGCTCTCCCGTTCAGCCGGGAGAGGGAGAGCAAGTGCTGTTTCAGGAGCGTGTGAAAAGCTAA
- a CDS encoding biotin/lipoyl-containing protein — protein MKKIRFMDVSFRDGFQSCFGARVKTEDFLPALEAAVHAGTDNFEIGGGARFQSLYFYCEEDAFTMMDEARKVVGPDINLQTLSRGANVVGLVSQSRDIIDLHARLFKKHGITTIRNFDALMDVRNLSYSGQCIHDAGLRHQVVVAMMGLPPGLQESYCHTPQFYLDKLREILDAEIPFDSVAFKDASGTTTPAIVHETIKGARKMLPEGTEIQFHTHDTAGMGVACNYAAITGGADIIDLSMAPVSGGTAEVDILTMWQRLRGTEYTLDIDQEKYLEVEALFIDQMYKYYMPPEATAVNPVISFSPMPGGALTANTQMMRDNNTLHLFPAVINNMREVVVKGGFGASVTPVSQFYFQQAFANTIQGHWKKITDGYGKMVLGYFGKTPARPDDEVVRLASEQLGLPPTVEDVHDINDRNPELGVAYNKSLLHEANIPQTDENIFIAATCGAKGIAFLQGDCSTGIRYKADIAVEIKATPRAEVVAAYHEAHKHDIHQEEVNHRLKDLFSKLPPAAPVAPPGASKVISMAGNFTVFVDGAPFTVSFAEGSAINPQTVALPSAEGSPEAHHPHPGTPVPAVMPGNVFSIAVKLGDEVREGEEVAIIEAMKMENSVKAPCGGRILSITVAKGDSVGMGETMMTIG, from the coding sequence ATGAAAAAAATCAGATTTATGGATGTCTCATTCCGTGACGGGTTTCAGTCCTGTTTTGGTGCGAGAGTAAAGACCGAGGACTTTTTGCCTGCCCTTGAAGCTGCCGTTCATGCCGGTACAGACAATTTTGAAATTGGCGGTGGAGCCCGCTTTCAGAGCCTCTATTTCTATTGCGAAGAGGATGCTTTTACCATGATGGATGAAGCCCGCAAGGTTGTGGGGCCGGATATCAACCTGCAGACCCTTTCACGAGGAGCCAACGTCGTTGGCCTTGTTTCGCAGTCACGCGATATTATTGATCTCCATGCCCGTCTCTTCAAAAAGCATGGTATCACCACCATCCGGAATTTCGACGCCCTGATGGATGTCCGCAATCTCTCCTACTCCGGTCAGTGCATTCACGATGCAGGGCTTCGCCACCAGGTCGTTGTTGCCATGATGGGCCTTCCACCCGGATTGCAAGAGAGCTATTGCCATACCCCGCAGTTCTATCTCGACAAGCTGCGGGAGATACTTGATGCCGAAATTCCATTCGACAGCGTTGCTTTCAAGGATGCTTCAGGCACAACAACTCCGGCTATTGTTCATGAAACCATCAAGGGAGCACGGAAGATGCTGCCCGAAGGCACCGAAATCCAGTTCCATACCCACGACACGGCAGGGATGGGCGTAGCCTGCAACTATGCCGCCATCACCGGTGGAGCTGACATTATTGATCTCTCCATGGCTCCGGTCAGTGGAGGAACCGCCGAAGTGGATATCCTCACCATGTGGCAGAGGCTCAGAGGCACCGAATACACCCTCGACATAGACCAGGAGAAATATCTTGAGGTGGAGGCGCTCTTTATTGATCAGATGTACAAGTACTACATGCCCCCTGAAGCCACAGCGGTCAATCCGGTCATCTCCTTCTCACCCATGCCCGGCGGAGCCCTCACGGCAAATACCCAGATGATGCGCGACAATAACACGCTGCACCTCTTCCCCGCAGTAATCAACAACATGCGTGAGGTGGTGGTCAAAGGAGGCTTTGGCGCATCGGTCACCCCGGTTTCACAATTCTATTTCCAGCAGGCTTTTGCCAACACCATTCAGGGCCACTGGAAAAAGATCACCGACGGTTATGGCAAAATGGTGCTCGGCTACTTCGGCAAGACCCCTGCCCGCCCTGACGATGAGGTTGTCAGGCTCGCATCCGAACAGCTCGGTCTTCCTCCAACGGTTGAAGATGTGCACGATATCAACGATCGCAATCCGGAACTTGGCGTAGCCTATAATAAATCGCTGCTCCATGAAGCCAACATTCCGCAGACCGACGAAAACATCTTTATCGCAGCAACCTGCGGCGCCAAAGGTATCGCTTTTCTTCAGGGAGATTGCTCAACCGGTATTCGCTACAAGGCCGATATTGCCGTTGAAATCAAGGCAACACCAAGAGCAGAGGTGGTTGCGGCCTACCATGAGGCACACAAACACGATATTCACCAGGAAGAGGTGAACCATCGGCTTAAGGATCTCTTTTCCAAACTGCCACCTGCAGCGCCGGTTGCGCCTCCGGGAGCATCAAAGGTGATCTCAATGGCAGGCAACTTTACCGTTTTTGTTGATGGAGCCCCCTTCACCGTCTCCTTTGCCGAAGGCTCCGCCATCAATCCCCAAACGGTTGCCCTGCCATCAGCGGAAGGCTCTCCTGAAGCCCACCACCCGCATCCAGGGACACCAGTGCCGGCGGTTATGCCCGGCAACGTCTTCTCGATTGCCGTCAAGCTTGGTGATGAGGTCAGGGAGGGAGAAGAGGTCGCCATCATCGAAGCCATGAAAATGGAAAACTCCGTCAAAGCCCCCTGTGGCGGAAGAATCCTCTCCATCACGGTAGCCAAAGGCGACTCCGTCGGAATGGGAGAGACCATGATGACCATCGGATAG
- a CDS encoding DUF4143 domain-containing protein: MLVDLLLVRRLAPWHSNIGKRLVKSPKVSVRDSGLLHALLSIPDKESLLSHPVIGQSWECFVIENILVAATDDVQGFFYRSAGGAEIDLLLSWSNGNLWAIEIKRSMTPKLERGFHAACTDLNPSRKIVVYPGKERYRLAADIEAMSLFDITQQLCDLDKGISAAMISKE, translated from the coding sequence TTGCTGGTCGATTTGTTGCTGGTTCGCCGTCTGGCGCCATGGCACAGCAATATTGGCAAGCGCCTGGTCAAGTCACCAAAAGTATCGGTGCGTGACAGCGGACTTTTACACGCATTGCTCTCCATTCCCGACAAGGAGAGCCTTCTCTCTCATCCCGTCATTGGACAAAGCTGGGAGTGTTTTGTTATTGAAAATATCCTCGTAGCCGCTACTGACGATGTTCAGGGCTTTTTTTACCGAAGCGCAGGAGGAGCTGAGATTGACTTGCTGCTCTCATGGTCGAATGGTAACCTGTGGGCAATTGAGATAAAACGCAGCATGACGCCAAAGCTGGAGCGCGGATTCCATGCTGCCTGCACCGACTTGAACCCTTCCCGAAAAATTGTTGTCTATCCCGGAAAAGAGCGTTATCGGCTTGCCGCTGACATAGAGGCGATGTCGCTGTTCGATATTACACAGCAGTTGTGCGATCTTGACAAAGGGATATCCGCAGCGATGATTTCAAAAGAATAA